One genomic segment of Homo sapiens chromosome 14, GRCh38.p14 Primary Assembly includes these proteins:
- the ZFP36L1 gene encoding mRNA decay activator protein ZFP36L1 isoform 1 (isoform 1 is encoded by transcript variant 1), producing the protein MTTTLVSATIFDLSEVLCKGNKMLNYSAPSAGGCLLDRKAVGTPAGGGFPRRHSVTLPSSKFHQNQLLSSLKGEPAPALSSRDSRFRDRSFSEGGERLLPTQKQPGGGQVNSSRYKTELCRPFEENGACKYGDKCQFAHGIHELRSLTRHPKYKTELCRTFHTIGFCPYGPRCHFIHNAEERRALAGARDLSADRPRLQHSFSFAGFPSAAATAAATGLLDSPTSITPPPILSADDLLGSPTLPDGTNNPFAFSSQELASLFAPSMGLPGGGSPTTFLFRPMSESPHMFDSPPSPQDSLSDQEGYLSSSSSSHSGSDSPTLDNSRRLPIFSRLSISDD; encoded by the coding sequence gGTAACAAGATGCTCAACTATAGTGCTCCCAGTGCAGGGGGTTGCCTGCTGGACAGAAAGGCAGTGGGCACCCCTGCTGGTGGGGGCTTCCCTCGGAGGCACTCAGTCACCCTGCCCAGCTCCAAGTTCCACCAGAACCAGCTCCTCAGCAGCCTCAAGGGTGAGCCAGCCCCCGCTCTGAGCTCGCGAGACAGCCGCTTCCGAGACCGCTCCTTCTCGGAAGGGGGCGAGCGGCTGCTGCCCACCCAGAAGCAGCCCGGGGGCGGCCAGGTCAACTCCAGCCGCTACAAGACGGAGCTGTGCCGCCCCTTTGAGGAAAACGGTGCCTGTAAGTACGGGGACAAGTGCCAGTTCGCACACGGCATCCACGAGCTCCGCAGCCTGACCCGCCACCCCAAGTACAAGACGGAGCTGTGCCGCACCTTCCACACCATCGGCTTTTGCCCCTACGGGCCCCGCTGCCACTTCATCCACAACGCTGAAGAGCGCCGTGCCCTGGCCGGGGCCCGGGACCTCTCCGCTGACCGTCCCCGCCTCCAGCATAGCTTTAGCTTTGCTGGGTTTCCCAGTGCCGCTGCCACCGCCGCTGCCACCGGGCTGCTGGACAGCCCCACGTCCATCACCCCACCCCCTATTCTGAGCGCCgatgacctcctgggctcacctACCCTGCCCGATGGCACCAATAACCCTTTTGCCTTCTCCAGCCAGGAGCTGGCAAGCCTCTTTGCCCCTAGCATGGGGCTGCCCGGGGGTGGCTCCCCGACCACCTTCCTCTTCCGGCCCATGTCCGAGTCCCCTCACATGTTTGACTCTCCCCCCAGCCCTCAGGATTCTCTCTCGGACCAGGAGGGCTACCTGAGCAGCTCCAGcagcagccacagtggctcagacTCCCCGACCTTGGACAACTCAAGACGCCTGCCCATCTTCAGCAGACTTTCCATCTCAGATGACTAA